One genomic segment of Erythrolamprus reginae isolate rEryReg1 chromosome 2, rEryReg1.hap1, whole genome shotgun sequence includes these proteins:
- the LOC139160277 gene encoding thaicobrin-like has translation MSLSAGFQFSLNFLQAQKVLSKLTGLCCTLLFTLCLFADQENGGRALASLPGNWNKADVKFDSNTAFKSLVVSSDKKTVENVGAPQVVPDNPERFNSSPCVLGSPGFRSGKHFFEVKYGTQREWVVGLAGKSVRRKGYLRLVPEERIWQRGLWWLRRVEPQKSSGKIIVVLDYNAGEVTFNLTGEVTTVKASFNGEEVVPFFYLGGGVSLTIL, from the exons ATGTCTCTTTCTGCTGGCTTCCAATTCAGTCTGAACTTCCTACAAGCACAGAAAGTCCTGTCAAAGCTCACag GACTCTGTTGCACGCTCCTGTTTACACTGTGCCTTTTTGCTGATCAAGAAAATGGTGGAAGGGCTCTGGCTTCGCTTCCTGGGAATTGGAACAAAG CTGACGTGAAGTTTGACTCAAACACAGCATTTAAATCACTGGTTGTGTCATCAGACAAGAAGACTGTGGAAAATGTGGGAGCCCCCCAAGTTGTGCCAGACAATCCAGAGAGATTCAATAGCAGCCCCTGTGTGTTGGGGTCTCCTGGGTTCCGATCAGGGAAACATTTCTTTGAAGTGAAGTATGGGACGCAAAGGGAATGGGTTGTCGGGTTGGCTGGGAAATCTGTGAGGAGAAAAGGTTATCTCAGACTTGTCCCCGAAGAACGGATTTGGCAAAGGGGCCTCTGGTGGCTTCGGCGAGTGGAGCCTCAGAAAAGCTCTGGAAAGATTATTGTCGTTTTGGATTACAATGCGGGGGAAGTGACTTTTAACCTGACTGGGGAGGTCACTACCGTGAAGGCCAGTTTCAATGGGGAGGAAGTTGTACCCTTTTTCTATTTAGGGGGAGGTGTTTCCCTCACAATTCTTTAA